The proteins below come from a single Acidimicrobiia bacterium genomic window:
- a CDS encoding ABC transporter ATP-binding protein has translation MAEPPAIRTMGLTKHYGDTKALNDLDLEVEQGEIFGFLGPNGAGKTTTIRAVLNYITPTSGSAEVLGMDAATQSVELRRHISYQPAEYSMYPNLTGGQYLQYFANLRGGVDNAYVHALAERLGADLTKKISDYSTGNKQKIGLIQAFMSKPRVLLLDEPATGLDPLVQTELQAMYREAQDEGRTVFLSSHTLGEVERVAGRVAILRLGHLVVVERVDDLKRKAIRRLDIEFEHDVAASVFDGVSGVRSVDARGTHVSVSFDGPVGDLLRVVVNHSVLNIHSRDADLEEIFLTYYRNDQANDHAGGNRAQEGDPTGGGARFHAR, from the coding sequence GTGGCTGAACCTCCAGCGATCAGGACCATGGGGCTGACCAAGCACTACGGCGACACCAAGGCACTCAACGATCTCGATCTCGAAGTGGAGCAAGGTGAGATCTTCGGCTTTCTCGGTCCGAACGGAGCCGGCAAGACCACCACGATCAGGGCTGTACTCAACTACATCACGCCAACATCCGGGTCCGCCGAGGTGCTCGGGATGGACGCGGCTACCCAATCGGTCGAGCTTCGGAGACACATCTCGTACCAGCCTGCGGAATACTCCATGTATCCAAACCTCACCGGTGGCCAGTACCTCCAGTACTTCGCCAACCTCCGAGGCGGTGTCGACAATGCCTATGTTCACGCGCTCGCCGAGCGTCTCGGAGCCGATCTCACCAAGAAGATCTCGGATTACTCGACCGGGAACAAGCAGAAGATCGGCCTCATTCAGGCATTCATGAGCAAGCCGAGGGTGCTGCTTTTGGACGAACCCGCAACCGGCCTCGATCCCCTCGTCCAAACCGAGCTCCAGGCTATGTATCGCGAGGCGCAAGATGAGGGGCGTACAGTCTTCCTTTCGAGCCACACGCTCGGTGAGGTGGAGCGGGTTGCCGGCCGGGTTGCCATTCTTCGGCTTGGCCACCTCGTCGTCGTCGAGCGCGTCGATGACCTCAAACGAAAGGCGATCCGGCGTCTCGACATCGAGTTCGAACACGATGTTGCCGCGTCGGTCTTCGACGGCGTCAGCGGTGTTCGCAGCGTCGACGCACGAGGTACCCATGTCTCGGTGTCATTCGATGGACCTGTCGGCGATCTGCTGCGAGTGGTCGTAAACCACTCGGTGCTCAACATCCACAGCCGCGACGCCGACCTCGAGGAGATCTTCCTCACCTACTACCGGAACGATCAGGCAAACGACCACGCGGGCGGCAATCGGGCCCAAGAGGGCGATCCAACGGGTGGCGGGGCACGGTTCCATGCTCGGTAG
- a CDS encoding ABC transporter permease subunit produces MLGSVFAKAILDRSRAAATAVVLVVFYGSVAIFAYNGFGDAMTSLFDSMPEALRAVYGANDGTAVGMAVGAVYAIIAPATVLVFAISGGVAAAVGEESNGTLDLLLANPVTRAGVAWSKWAVVALGTATIAVATWIGIGGTILIIGEPTGHRDLFALTVMLIGFGLMMGAFAMALAAWTGRSGVGMGVAWGIVAASWLSTTILAVNPSLATVSQFTPWYLYDGTDPLNNGISWWALAVSLGAAAFFTYLAPLGLVRRDLKG; encoded by the coding sequence ATGCTCGGTAGTGTCTTCGCCAAGGCGATCCTCGATCGCTCCCGGGCCGCGGCGACAGCCGTTGTGCTCGTTGTGTTCTACGGCAGCGTCGCGATCTTCGCCTACAACGGGTTCGGGGACGCGATGACGAGCCTGTTCGACAGCATGCCCGAGGCACTTCGGGCTGTCTACGGCGCCAACGATGGGACTGCCGTCGGGATGGCTGTCGGTGCGGTGTACGCGATCATTGCACCCGCGACGGTCCTCGTATTCGCGATCAGCGGGGGTGTCGCGGCGGCCGTCGGTGAAGAGTCAAACGGGACACTGGACCTGCTGCTTGCGAACCCGGTCACCCGTGCGGGGGTGGCGTGGTCGAAGTGGGCAGTCGTCGCGCTCGGAACCGCAACCATTGCCGTGGCCACCTGGATCGGGATCGGGGGGACGATTCTCATCATCGGCGAACCGACCGGTCACCGTGACCTCTTCGCACTCACGGTGATGCTGATCGGCTTCGGCCTGATGATGGGTGCCTTCGCCATGGCGCTTGCCGCGTGGACGGGCCGATCCGGCGTCGGAATGGGCGTCGCGTGGGGGATTGTGGCCGCGTCGTGGCTGTCGACCACGATTCTCGCGGTCAATCCGTCGCTTGCGACGGTCTCCCAGTTCACCCCCTGGTACCTGTACGACGGTACCGATCCGTTGAACAACGGGATCTCGTGGTGGGCGCTCGCCGTATCGCTTGGTGCCGCCGCCTTTTTCACCTACCTTGCGCCGCTCGGACTGGTTCGCAGGGACCTGAAGGGATGA
- a CDS encoding ABC transporter permease subunit, translated as MTSGIVPLSWYRRVSIRSVFAKSLADRTTMTVLTGVGVGLMAFAVTAMFPSLEESLKELDLGSGFADFFGGASLATPAGWLSAEMWSIVAPFAIVALVLVDGARSVGSEEEERMIGMLAANPISRTRILAEKSGAVVVHMLVASALMGLLSWLAVIVIGLDLDANLIWGATLHLALLGFMAAATTVAVSALVGKRAKAMVVVGAIAAVAYISASMLPLFDQAAGWAELSPWYYYWGENPLIHGVNWGFIAIMGAIGTAVFGCAGLVFVRRDLPG; from the coding sequence ATGACCTCGGGCATTGTGCCGCTCTCGTGGTATCGACGGGTCTCGATCCGGTCGGTGTTTGCCAAGAGCCTCGCCGACCGCACGACGATGACGGTCCTCACCGGAGTCGGTGTCGGGCTGATGGCGTTCGCGGTCACCGCCATGTTCCCGTCGCTCGAGGAGTCCCTCAAAGAGCTCGACCTCGGGTCCGGTTTTGCCGACTTCTTCGGTGGAGCCAGCCTCGCCACACCAGCCGGGTGGCTCTCGGCCGAGATGTGGAGCATTGTTGCGCCCTTTGCGATTGTCGCGCTCGTACTCGTTGACGGTGCGCGGTCGGTCGGATCCGAGGAGGAAGAGCGGATGATCGGCATGCTGGCCGCGAACCCGATCAGCAGGACTCGCATCCTCGCGGAGAAATCGGGGGCGGTGGTTGTTCACATGCTGGTGGCATCGGCTCTCATGGGGCTGCTGTCATGGCTGGCGGTCATCGTGATCGGTCTGGACCTCGACGCGAACCTCATCTGGGGCGCCACCTTGCATCTCGCACTGCTCGGGTTCATGGCCGCAGCGACAACAGTGGCCGTATCGGCACTCGTTGGAAAGCGCGCGAAGGCCATGGTGGTCGTTGGGGCCATCGCCGCGGTTGCGTACATCTCCGCATCGATGCTGCCGCTCTTCGATCAGGCGGCAGGCTGGGCCGAGCTGTCGCCCTGGTACTACTACTGGGGAGAGAACCCGCTCATCCACGGGGTCAACTGGGGCTTCATCGCCATCATGGGGGCGATCGGGACAGCCGTCTTCGGGTGCGCGGGACTCGTGTTCGTTCGCCGCGATCTCCCGGGCTGA
- a CDS encoding metal ABC transporter ATP-binding protein translates to MSVTAVVAERIVLAYGKHIAIDESSFTVPAGSVTAVIGPNGAGKSTILNGIAGLMRPVRGSLHLSGIGDDRRRIAYVLQTTKVNEALPISVREVVTMGRYASVGWHGRLTAADRAAAAAAMDKMGITDIQTRHLRELSGGQRQRVFVAQGLAQDHDLLLLDEPLTGIDLPTARAIDAVIHDEVAAGGTVIMTTHDLSEAAVADHVLLISGRVVAEGRPDDALTVASLTEAYGTTLLHVGDEGGVFVDDPAHAPVAGRHLHRHRTIHTESSPTDLHGE, encoded by the coding sequence ATGTCGGTGACCGCGGTTGTCGCCGAACGCATCGTGCTCGCCTACGGCAAACACATCGCGATCGACGAGTCCTCGTTCACGGTTCCCGCCGGATCCGTCACCGCCGTCATCGGTCCCAACGGTGCAGGGAAGTCCACCATCCTCAATGGCATCGCTGGCCTCATGCGTCCCGTCCGAGGCTCCCTGCACTTGTCCGGCATCGGAGACGATCGGCGTCGTATCGCGTATGTTCTCCAGACAACGAAGGTGAACGAAGCCCTCCCCATCTCGGTCCGTGAGGTCGTCACGATGGGCCGATACGCCTCGGTCGGCTGGCACGGGAGGCTCACGGCTGCCGATCGTGCTGCCGCTGCCGCCGCGATGGACAAGATGGGCATCACCGACATCCAAACGCGGCACCTGCGCGAGCTCTCCGGAGGTCAACGCCAGCGCGTCTTCGTTGCTCAGGGGCTTGCCCAAGACCATGATCTGTTACTCCTCGACGAGCCGCTCACGGGGATCGACCTTCCGACGGCTCGCGCAATCGACGCCGTGATCCACGACGAAGTGGCCGCCGGGGGCACGGTGATCATGACCACCCACGACCTGTCGGAGGCCGCGGTCGCGGACCATGTGCTGCTGATCTCGGGACGCGTCGTGGCCGAGGGCAGGCCCGACGATGCGCTCACCGTTGCCAGCCTGACCGAGGCGTACGGCACCACGCTGCTCCATGTCGGGGACGAGGGCGGTGTCTTCGTCGACGACCCAGCGCATGCACCCGTCGCGGGTCGTCACCTGCACCGTCATCGCACGATCCACACCGAGAGCTCACCAACCGACCTCCACGGCGAATAG
- a CDS encoding Fur family transcriptional regulator — protein sequence MTVHTQIRDRLTRSGIRYTPGRRVVVDALADADGPLSAQELGDKLSVPLSSIYRTLATLTDSGVLTPHLSTKGLARYELAEWLTGHHHHLVCTECGSVEDVDPASVHEHDIERIVAAIAHDASFSVTNHALEIEGVCAECR from the coding sequence GTGACCGTTCACACACAGATCCGTGATCGCCTGACGCGCAGCGGCATTCGCTACACGCCGGGTCGCCGTGTCGTCGTTGACGCCCTCGCCGACGCTGACGGACCGCTCTCGGCCCAGGAGCTCGGCGACAAGCTCTCGGTGCCCCTCTCGTCGATCTATCGAACCCTTGCAACGCTCACCGATTCGGGCGTCTTGACTCCACACCTGTCGACAAAGGGGCTTGCCCGCTACGAGCTCGCCGAATGGCTGACCGGCCACCATCACCATCTGGTGTGCACCGAATGCGGGTCGGTGGAGGATGTGGACCCTGCATCGGTGCATGAGCACGACATCGAACGAATCGTCGCTGCGATCGCACACGACGCGTCGTTCAGCGTCACGAATCATGCGCTTGAGATCGAAGGGGTGTGCGCCGAATGTCGGTGA
- a CDS encoding metal ABC transporter substrate-binding protein has protein sequence MMQNPWRQIGSTRARRFLVVVVTVSLMLAACSDAEPPDGGGLVIVATTTIWADVVRAIVGTDATVRSLMPPGTDPHEFQPSSEQVAAMATADLVVANGLGLEHGLEKVLDALAADGQTVLAIGPLVDPRSWEGTSCLEENACDPHVWMDPERVAAGAFQIADALAAIDPETDWNGRAREYAATMETTSDDMAEVLSSVPPELRRLVTNHDSLRYFADRFGFEVVGSVIPGGTSLGNPSSSDLADLTAVMNQEQIGVIFTGAGDPVVLAEAVAGGVEGGASIVPLFIGSLSGPEDQASSLAEMLRIDAERIAGALQ, from the coding sequence ATGATGCAGAACCCATGGCGACAGATCGGCTCGACTCGGGCCCGACGGTTCCTTGTCGTGGTGGTCACGGTGAGTCTCATGCTGGCCGCGTGCTCCGACGCCGAACCGCCTGATGGCGGCGGGCTCGTGATCGTGGCGACCACGACGATCTGGGCCGATGTCGTGCGAGCCATCGTCGGAACCGACGCAACGGTGAGAAGCTTGATGCCCCCTGGAACCGATCCCCACGAGTTCCAACCGTCGTCGGAGCAGGTCGCCGCGATGGCGACCGCAGACCTCGTCGTGGCGAACGGCCTTGGTCTCGAACATGGCCTTGAGAAGGTCCTCGACGCCTTGGCCGCCGATGGGCAGACGGTCCTTGCGATTGGCCCGCTCGTCGATCCACGGTCATGGGAAGGCACGAGCTGCCTCGAAGAGAATGCCTGTGACCCCCATGTGTGGATGGACCCCGAACGGGTCGCGGCCGGGGCGTTCCAGATCGCTGATGCCCTTGCGGCCATTGACCCAGAAACCGACTGGAATGGCCGGGCCCGCGAGTACGCAGCCACGATGGAGACAACGAGTGACGACATGGCGGAGGTGCTTTCGAGTGTTCCCCCGGAACTCAGACGGCTTGTCACCAACCACGACTCGCTCCGATACTTCGCCGACCGTTTCGGTTTCGAAGTGGTCGGAAGCGTCATTCCCGGCGGCACGAGCCTCGGGAACCCGAGCTCTTCGGATCTCGCCGACCTGACCGCGGTCATGAACCAGGAGCAGATCGGCGTGATCTTCACCGGTGCAGGGGACCCGGTCGTTCTCGCCGAGGCGGTGGCTGGTGGCGTCGAGGGTGGTGCGTCGATCGTGCCGCTGTTCATCGGGTCGCTGTCGGGGCCGGAGGATCAGGCGTCGTCGCTCGCCGAGATGCTCCGCATCGACGCAGAGCGGATCGCTGGAGCGCTGCAATGA
- the aztB gene encoding zinc ABC transporter permease AztB, giving the protein MDWLTAPFELAFQQRALVGGSLAAIALALVGTWVVLRGMSFLGDALVHGVVPGIALAILLDFNVLVGAALAATVMMLGINLVHRQTSFSEDTGIGLLFVGMLGLGVILISRTDAYAGNLTEILFGDALGVTSGDIVTLAVLTGLVLVASWVLYRAFLVLSFNEQKAELLGLRPRFAHAALLGLIAVTIIGSYQTVGTLLVFGLLVGPPATAALIVRRVRLMMATASLIGVASVFVGLLISYHADTSGSATVAVVPIVLFFVVLGIRSLAQRLRIPATVP; this is encoded by the coding sequence GTGGACTGGCTGACCGCTCCGTTCGAGCTTGCGTTCCAGCAACGGGCCCTCGTCGGGGGCTCGCTTGCCGCCATCGCGCTCGCCTTGGTCGGCACCTGGGTCGTTCTCCGTGGCATGTCCTTCCTCGGCGACGCCCTCGTCCACGGTGTCGTCCCCGGTATCGCGCTCGCAATCCTGCTCGATTTCAATGTCCTCGTCGGGGCCGCGCTTGCTGCCACCGTCATGATGCTGGGCATCAACCTTGTCCACCGCCAGACCTCGTTTTCGGAGGACACCGGGATCGGACTCCTCTTCGTCGGCATGCTCGGTCTCGGTGTGATCCTCATCTCGCGCACCGATGCGTACGCAGGGAATCTCACCGAGATCCTGTTCGGTGATGCGCTCGGAGTGACATCGGGCGACATCGTGACGCTCGCCGTGCTCACGGGCCTCGTCCTTGTGGCTTCGTGGGTCCTGTATCGCGCCTTTCTCGTGCTATCGTTCAACGAACAGAAGGCCGAGCTGCTCGGGCTCCGACCCCGCTTCGCCCACGCCGCCCTCCTCGGCCTCATCGCGGTGACGATCATCGGCTCGTACCAGACCGTCGGAACCCTGCTCGTCTTCGGGTTGTTGGTCGGTCCTCCGGCCACCGCGGCCCTGATCGTGCGGCGTGTGCGGTTGATGATGGCGACCGCATCGCTGATCGGCGTCGCGTCGGTGTTCGTCGGGCTCCTGATCAGTTACCACGCCGACACCTCGGGCTCCGCAACGGTTGCCGTTGTGCCGATCGTGCTGTTCTTCGTCGTCCTCGGTATCCGATCCCTTGCCCAGCGCCTTCGAATCCCTGCAACGGTCCCGTGA
- a CDS encoding glycerol-3-phosphate dehydrogenase/oxidase, with translation MNRADAVAALGSSDEVWDVVVIGGGATGLGTAVESASRGYRTLLVEQSDFAKGTSSRSTKLVHGGVRYLKQGNVSLVLEALKERGRLIHNAPHLVKNLPFIVPRYDWWEGPFYGVGLRVYDMLAGKLGLGSSRNLDVDETLRLIPTVEPEGLRGGTVYHDGQFDDARLAVTLARTAVDKGAVVVNYARVVALTKRGGLTAGVVARDVESGIEYEVRARVVVNATGVFADEVIRMDQPDAKPILQPSQGVHLVLPKSFQPGEAAIMVPRTDDGRVLFAVPWLDRVVVGTTDTPLDAVSLEPRALPEEIEFLLTHAARYLTHDPEPGDVLSIFAGLRPLVRVDSEDLTSELSRDHTVVIGSSGLVTVTGGKWTTYRRMGEDVIDRAVTVGQLEERPSVTESLLLHGSVADDSALGEGFSEYGSDARHIEGLVKDCPELGEPLDPRLPYVGAEIVWAVRREMARTVEDALARRTRALLLDARASADIAPAVAALMADELSHDREWEAAQVADFRAMALEYVLA, from the coding sequence GTGAATCGCGCCGACGCCGTCGCTGCGCTGGGTTCATCCGATGAGGTCTGGGATGTCGTTGTCATCGGCGGCGGTGCAACCGGTCTCGGCACGGCGGTCGAGTCGGCCTCCCGTGGGTACCGCACCCTCCTTGTGGAGCAGTCCGATTTCGCAAAGGGCACATCGAGCCGGAGCACCAAGCTCGTCCACGGCGGTGTGCGATATCTCAAGCAGGGCAATGTCTCGCTGGTTCTCGAAGCGCTCAAAGAGCGCGGACGCCTGATCCACAATGCCCCGCACCTCGTCAAGAACCTTCCGTTCATCGTGCCGCGCTATGACTGGTGGGAAGGGCCCTTCTACGGCGTGGGCCTGCGGGTCTACGACATGCTCGCTGGCAAGCTCGGACTCGGCTCTTCCCGGAATCTGGATGTCGACGAGACCCTCCGGCTGATTCCGACCGTCGAACCCGAGGGGCTACGGGGCGGGACGGTGTACCACGACGGTCAGTTCGACGACGCGCGTCTTGCGGTCACGCTCGCGCGGACGGCCGTCGACAAGGGTGCGGTTGTCGTCAACTATGCGCGTGTCGTCGCCCTTACCAAGCGGGGCGGGCTGACGGCCGGTGTCGTCGCCCGCGATGTCGAGTCCGGCATCGAGTATGAGGTTCGCGCGAGGGTCGTCGTCAACGCGACGGGCGTGTTCGCCGATGAGGTGATCCGCATGGATCAGCCCGATGCCAAACCGATCCTGCAACCGAGTCAGGGCGTTCATCTGGTCCTGCCGAAATCGTTCCAGCCCGGTGAGGCAGCGATCATGGTCCCGAGGACCGACGATGGGCGCGTCCTGTTCGCCGTGCCGTGGCTCGACCGAGTCGTCGTCGGGACCACGGACACACCGCTCGACGCGGTGTCACTCGAACCGAGGGCGCTGCCAGAAGAGATCGAGTTCCTCCTGACGCATGCGGCGCGCTATCTCACCCACGACCCGGAGCCCGGCGATGTGCTCAGTATCTTCGCTGGCCTGCGTCCCCTTGTGAGGGTTGATTCCGAGGACCTGACCTCGGAGTTGTCGAGGGACCACACGGTGGTGATCGGCTCATCGGGATTGGTCACCGTCACGGGCGGGAAGTGGACGACCTACCGAAGGATGGGAGAGGATGTCATCGATCGTGCGGTCACGGTGGGGCAGCTCGAGGAGCGCCCTTCGGTCACCGAGTCGTTGCTTCTTCACGGTTCCGTCGCGGACGACTCGGCCCTCGGTGAGGGGTTCTCCGAATACGGCTCCGATGCCCGACACATCGAGGGCCTTGTGAAAGATTGCCCAGAGCTTGGCGAACCGCTCGATCCAAGGCTGCCCTATGTCGGAGCGGAAATCGTGTGGGCGGTCCGTCGTGAGATGGCGAGGACGGTCGAGGACGCACTCGCCCGCAGGACGAGGGCCCTCCTGCTCGATGCGCGGGCATCTGCGGACATTGCACCGGCGGTCGCCGCCCTGATGGCGGACGAACTCAGTCACGATCGCGAATGGGAAGCTGCCCAGGTTGCCGACTTCCGTGCGATGGCGTTGGAGTATGTGCTGGCCTGA
- the argF gene encoding ornithine carbamoyltransferase: MTVSLTGRSFVKEVDFTSDELRSLLDRSADLKRAKRDGTETPMLAGKNIALVFEKPSTRTRAAFEVAAFDQGAHVTTFDPSGSQMGDKESIADTARVLGRMYDAIQYRGRHQADIEVLAACAGVPVYNGLTNEWHPTQMLADFLTMAEASGKPYDRIAYAFVGDLRFNMARSHLVMAALLGADVRLAGPPDLHPPSDVLETARGIAQTTGASLTLTDDVHAAVKGVDFVHTDVWVSMGEPKEVWAKRVADLTPYQVTSGLMAATGNADVKFMHCLPAFHDANTAVGAEIMQHTGMSSGLEVTDEVFSSDASIVFDQAENRLHTIKALLVATLI, from the coding sequence ATGACCGTGAGCCTCACCGGGCGTTCGTTCGTCAAGGAAGTCGACTTCACCTCGGACGAGTTGCGATCGCTGCTCGACCGGTCGGCAGATCTCAAACGGGCGAAGCGGGACGGAACCGAGACGCCGATGCTCGCTGGGAAGAACATCGCCCTGGTCTTCGAGAAGCCATCGACCCGGACACGAGCCGCTTTCGAGGTTGCCGCATTCGACCAGGGAGCCCATGTGACGACCTTCGATCCGTCGGGGTCCCAGATGGGCGACAAGGAATCGATTGCGGACACTGCAAGGGTGCTCGGACGCATGTACGACGCGATCCAGTACCGCGGACGACACCAGGCCGACATCGAGGTCCTTGCAGCATGCGCAGGAGTGCCGGTGTACAACGGTCTCACGAACGAATGGCATCCGACCCAGATGCTCGCCGATTTCCTGACCATGGCCGAAGCATCCGGGAAGCCGTACGACCGGATCGCATACGCCTTTGTTGGAGACCTCCGTTTCAACATGGCGCGGTCACATCTCGTCATGGCAGCCCTGCTCGGCGCCGATGTGCGTCTCGCCGGTCCACCCGACCTCCACCCCCCGTCCGATGTGCTCGAAACCGCACGGGGCATCGCGCAAACCACAGGAGCGTCGCTCACCCTCACCGACGATGTGCACGCGGCGGTGAAGGGGGTCGATTTCGTCCATACCGATGTGTGGGTGTCGATGGGAGAACCGAAGGAGGTCTGGGCCAAGCGCGTCGCCGACCTGACCCCCTACCAGGTGACATCCGGGCTCATGGCGGCGACTGGCAACGCTGATGTGAAGTTCATGCATTGCCTGCCCGCATTCCACGACGCCAACACCGCGGTTGGCGCCGAGATCATGCAACACACCGGCATGTCATCCGGCCTCGAGGTGACCGACGAGGTATTCTCGTCGGACGCGAGCATCGTCTTCGACCAGGCCGAGAACCGGCTCCACACGATCAAAGCCCTACTGGTCGCCACCCTCATCTAA
- the arcC gene encoding carbamate kinase, with amino-acid sequence MRVVVALGGNALLRRGEALTSANQRANVGVACDQLAPVALDHELVISHGNGPQVGLLALQGEAIEDIPPAPLDVLGAETQGMIGYIVEQELGNRLPFERPLTTLLTMIEVDPNDPAFENPTKPIGPFYDRKTALALVDLKGWRFMSDGDAYRRVVPSPRPKRIFELRQVRWMLEHGSVVICAGGGGIPTMYDDNHKLVGVEAVIDKDYASGLLATGVNADFFVMATDADAAYRDWRLSTQRAIATAHPEALLEIADEFPPGSMGPKVEAACEFAMATGKPAGIGSLDEIRLILARDAGTIVAAEYEGITYRET; translated from the coding sequence GTGAGAGTCGTCGTCGCACTCGGCGGCAACGCGCTGCTGCGAAGGGGCGAGGCGTTGACCAGCGCCAACCAGCGAGCCAATGTCGGTGTCGCGTGCGACCAACTCGCGCCGGTCGCCCTCGACCACGAACTCGTGATCTCCCACGGCAACGGTCCCCAGGTTGGCCTCCTCGCCCTCCAAGGCGAAGCGATCGAGGACATTCCCCCTGCTCCCCTCGATGTCCTCGGTGCCGAGACCCAGGGCATGATCGGTTACATCGTCGAGCAGGAGCTCGGCAACCGCCTTCCGTTCGAACGGCCGCTGACGACCTTGTTGACGATGATCGAGGTCGATCCGAACGATCCCGCCTTCGAGAACCCGACGAAACCGATCGGACCGTTCTATGACCGGAAGACGGCCCTTGCCCTCGTCGACCTGAAAGGATGGCGTTTTATGTCCGACGGGGATGCGTACCGCCGCGTCGTTCCCTCTCCGCGCCCGAAACGGATCTTCGAGCTGCGCCAGGTCCGCTGGATGCTCGAGCACGGATCGGTCGTGATCTGCGCAGGCGGAGGTGGGATCCCAACGATGTACGACGACAACCACAAGCTCGTCGGGGTCGAAGCCGTGATCGACAAGGACTACGCCTCGGGCCTGCTTGCGACGGGGGTGAACGCTGACTTCTTCGTCATGGCAACCGATGCTGACGCTGCCTATCGCGACTGGCGGCTGTCGACGCAGCGGGCCATCGCGACGGCACATCCCGAGGCCTTGCTCGAGATTGCTGACGAGTTTCCCCCCGGTTCGATGGGTCCGAAGGTGGAAGCCGCATGCGAGTTCGCCATGGCGACAGGCAAACCGGCCGGCATCGGATCCTTGGACGAGATTCGTCTCATCCTCGCCCGCGACGCAGGGACCATCGTCGCGGCCGAGTACGAGGGAATCACCTACCGTGAGACCTGA
- a CDS encoding arginine deiminase: MTGFGAYSEVGRLRKVLVHRPGLEMRRLTPTNASELLFEDVIWAKKAGKEHDEFVSLMRSDFDIEVMHIDTLLAEVVSQPEGRAFILDRKIVPNEVGVLGADELRAWMDELDSDTLVRHLIGGLTVGEMPPDFGVAASKAWGENEFAIPPLPNQLFTRDSSCWIYGGVTLNPMFWPARRKETLHLAAIYKFHPSFRDGDFTVWWGDPVEEDRGNAMLEGGDVMPIGNGVVLIGMGERTTYQAVGQVAKRLFEAGAAQRIIVAKMPADRASMHLDTVFTFCDVDLVTVYQPVIESIQPISYYPSDRGLDVVVEQRGWIEVVGDALGLSELRVVTTGGDPFEQAREQWDDGNNVIALEPGVVVAYDRNEWTNARLRDAGVTVLEFEGSELGRGRGGGHCMTCPVWREPV, from the coding sequence ATGACGGGATTCGGCGCCTATTCCGAGGTCGGGAGGCTCAGGAAGGTCCTCGTGCACCGTCCCGGACTCGAGATGCGTCGGCTGACACCGACCAACGCCTCCGAACTGCTCTTCGAAGATGTCATCTGGGCGAAGAAGGCGGGGAAGGAACATGACGAGTTCGTGTCGCTGATGCGATCGGACTTCGACATCGAGGTCATGCACATCGACACGCTGCTCGCCGAGGTCGTGTCACAACCCGAGGGACGAGCGTTCATCCTCGACCGCAAGATCGTTCCGAATGAGGTCGGGGTCCTCGGTGCCGACGAGCTTCGGGCGTGGATGGACGAGCTGGATTCCGACACCCTGGTGCGGCACCTCATCGGCGGCCTCACCGTCGGTGAGATGCCACCGGATTTCGGTGTTGCCGCGTCCAAGGCCTGGGGTGAGAACGAGTTCGCCATTCCGCCACTCCCGAATCAGCTCTTCACAAGGGACAGTTCCTGCTGGATCTATGGAGGGGTCACGCTCAACCCCATGTTCTGGCCGGCGCGACGAAAAGAGACCCTGCACCTTGCAGCGATCTACAAGTTCCATCCATCGTTCCGTGACGGTGACTTCACGGTGTGGTGGGGCGATCCGGTGGAGGAGGACCGCGGCAACGCGATGCTCGAAGGGGGCGATGTCATGCCGATCGGCAACGGTGTCGTCCTCATCGGCATGGGTGAGCGGACGACATACCAAGCGGTCGGGCAGGTCGCAAAGCGGCTGTTCGAAGCCGGTGCAGCACAGCGGATCATCGTCGCGAAGATGCCAGCCGATCGGGCATCGATGCATCTCGACACGGTCTTCACCTTCTGCGATGTCGACCTCGTCACCGTCTATCAACCGGTCATCGAGTCGATCCAGCCGATCAGCTACTACCCGTCGGATCGCGGCCTCGATGTTGTGGTCGAGCAGCGTGGTTGGATCGAAGTGGTCGGCGATGCGCTCGGCCTTTCCGAATTGCGGGTCGTGACCACGGGCGGCGATCCGTTCGAACAGGCGCGTGAGCAGTGGGATGACGGGAACAATGTGATTGCACTCGAGCCGGGTGTGGTCGTCGCGTACGACCGGAACGAGTGGACCAACGCCCGGCTCCGGGACGCGGGCGTCACCGTACTCGAGTTCGAGGGTTCCGAGCTCGGCCGCGGGCGTGGCGGAGGGCATTGCATGACCTGCCCCGTGTGGCGCGAGCCGGTGTGA